Within the Mustela lutreola isolate mMusLut2 chromosome 2, mMusLut2.pri, whole genome shotgun sequence genome, the region accaccacccccccccagaAAACACCTGCTCAGGAATTCGTCCTGCACTGGTGAGCAGAGAAACATGGGTTCGGGAAccgctgtgggcttttcatgtGAGAAGAGCTGGGGACGGACCCCAACTCCGTCCGCGTCTTGCTGGTGTGGTTACTGTGGCACCTGCTGAGACCACCTCAGACAACTGTcgcttgtccaaagtcacactgGAAGCCAGATCCTGCCGCACAAAAGGCCCTTGCTCCTAGCCACCAGGGCCTTAGCCCTCCGTCGCATGGCAGGGAGGCCCAGGGTCAAATCGACAGGCCAGGGCAACCCTGCCGCCCCCAAAAAGACTTGGCAGAAAGATGGGGAGGGAAGCTGGACGGACCTGGGACATTCCTAGGAATTAGCCTGTCATCTCTGGCATCCCTGCTCGGCGGCCAAGGGCCTGTGGAACTGGGTGGGGAAATTTTCCACCTAGCATCCAGCCTCGAGCAAGACGGAAGCCCCacatcctcccccccaccctccgcccccaGCCGGATCACACAGAACGGATTCAGGAGCGCCAGAGCCAAATTCCATTTCCAGCACTGAAACTGTCCACAAACTCAAAAAACCTTCCCACGGCAGAACACTGGCCatgtgagataaaagagaaatataacgGAGTCATCAGAAATACGGGGAGCCCTAGAAACATCGCTGGGAAGCTGAAAAATAGGGCCCAGGggccaacagcaacaacaaaagggCTTGGGATTTCGGGGCCGCTTTGGGAGAGAAACCACTGGCTGAGAACCACCTAACCCGGGCTCAGCCCAGGGCTCCTGGGCCACCGCGGTGGGAGGTGCGGGCGAAGGCAAAAGCATCGGAGGATTTGCCTGCAAAGCTCACTGCCCAGCGGCCCCCCCCAAAGCCCCGAGGCGGCCTCAGGTCCCCATTCGAAGTTCTACAGCATAACAGTCAATCGTGAGGAGGCGTCAGGTAAGGAATCAGGAATCAGGCGTCTGGCAGAGACCAGAACAAGACAGATGCTTGAAACAAAACCGTGAGAGAAAGGATCAAAGGCCTTAGAGGCGAGGTGATCTGAAAAGGAAGCCAAGAGCTGGAGAAGCACTTCGTGGGTGAAAGGGAATAAGCTACAACCAAAAACAGGACCAGAGAAGCTAGAGCCAGAGAgacaacaccccccacccctgcatgcAAAAGGCTTAGGACTGAGAGTAGGCTCAGAGGTGCGGCGGAAGGTTCCAGAAGGAGCCCGCGCCGGGTGAGGCGGCACCCAGGAAACCCCCAGGGTGACGTGAACTGAAGAGGCGGGACTCTGGGATTCGGGGCGCAGGGGAGGGACGAGGCGAGCACCCAGGAAGTTCTGGAGCCGAGCTCGTTTATTGGGCGGCGCCGGGCCGTCACTCCTTGAGGGAGAAGTGCATCTTGTCGCTGATCATCTTGCGCTCGGGGTTGAGGCGCTTGAGGATCTGGGCGAGCACGTTCACCGTCTGCTCGCTGCTCAGCCCCGTCTTCTTCGTCTGGAACTTCTTCAGCAGGTCCTTGGTGGTCATGGGCTTGCGCGTCAGGTAGCGGCGCACGGCGTCCTCGGTCACCTGCACGTCCCTGAGGAGCGGGGCACAGGGAGGGTGGCCGTCAACAGGAGGCTCCCCCGCGCCCCGTGTGGCCCCGGCTGCCCTCGCGCCAACTCACCCGCTGCTGGGGGTCGACTTCCCGGACTGGGGCTGAGGGGTCGACTTCCCCGACAGGCTCTGCGGTCCCGGCTCCAGCCGCAAACGCTTGGCCACCGGCGTGTCGCTGGTCCGCTTGCCtgggggagtgggggcggggctgAGTCCTGCGCTCCCGGGGGAAGGGCATGGGGGGCCCAGGGTCCcctgggcagggggcggggagggggtgtggaCGGGCCTGTGGCCCGActctgggctctgccctggaggCAGAACAAAGGACCGCAGGGGGGACCGCAGCGAGGGGCAGAGGCCGCTCACCCTGCTCCAGCTTGCTGGCCGCGGCCCGCAGGGTGGACGACGTGCTGCCGCTCTCCGTGCTGGGTGTGCCCGGCCGGCTGTCGCCCCGCGAGCTGCCTCCCGACGGCCTCCGCTCCCTCTTGGGGGGCGTCTTCTTCTTCTGCGGGGATGGGGTTGGGGACGTGAGTCTCGGCACGGGGCGGCCGCCTGCCCACTCGGGCCCCGGGCTGGGCCTTACCGCCATGAAGAGGGCGGACGACGCCTCGCTGTCGATGTCGCTCTCCTCGGAGCTGTCCGACTCGTCACTGCTGTCTGTTGGGGCCAGAGGCGGGACGCTGGTGTCGCGGAGCCCGCCCGCCCCAGCTCCACCTCAGACGGGGGGGCTCTGCGAGTTGGGGGGCCGGCTGCCCCGGGGAAGCGGGCCGGGGACTGACCTTTCCTGCGCTTCTTCTCCTGAGGCGTGGGcgccttcttctcctcctcctcctccttgtcctcCTCCGGCGGCTTCTCCTCCTCGCTCTCCTCGCTGCTCTCGCTCTGCTCGTCCACGCCCTTGGGGCCCTCCtcctgctgggtgaccttgggcttGCCCTCCAGCTCGTCCTGGGAGCTGCTGCAAGAcagcggggcgggcgcggggtgAGGGAACCAGTGCACCAGGCCCGGCCCAGGCCCGCCGCCTGCCGCCCGCCTCACCTGGAGCCGTCGGACATGTAGTCTACCTCCTGGCCCTCGAAGTCCCCGTCGTCGCTGTCTTCGAACGCCTCGTCATCGgagcccttcttcttcttcttcttcttgcccCCCTTGGTGGGGGGTGCCTTCTTCTTGGCCTTGGACGCTCGGCCACCTGGGGAAGCAGAGCGGGGCTCAGGCGGGCCCTCATCCCGTTCGGCCTATCCAAGGACATCTGGACATCTCGGGGGCCTCGCTAACCGGGCAGAGACACCCCCAAGGACTCCGCTCTCCCGCGTAACCCGACCGGTCCAAGTCTCCACCCCCAACTCCTCTCGCCGGACTCTCACACTCCCGCCCAtcatctcctcccctccagccGCCAGGGCCGGAGACTGGGTACCGACGACCAGAAACCTCCCCTGTAGCCCAGGGCCTGCCAGAATTACTTAAGTGGCAGATCTGAAGCTGTTCCCCTCCGACCCCTGCATGGCCCATCCCGCGGAAGCCCCGATGAGGGCCACTGCTGAGACCGTGCTGGCGTCACTCCTTTCTACCTCCTACCAACTCTGGGGCTTCCCCGGTGGCCTGTGTACCCTGCTGCGTCGTGTTCTCATTCCCAGCGGGCTGTGAGTGACCAAACCTTCCTACAGCGGCATTAACCCAAGTCATCACTCAGGCACCTTGACCAAGTACGACCCAGCCCCCCGGGGGGCGCCAGCGGCCTCACCTTCCTCGCCACTGGCCTCGCTGTCGTCAGACGACATCTCCAGGTCGTCCTCCAGGTCGTGGATGCGCAGCTCACTGGCTTTCTTGCGGCtgcgcttctccttctcctcgtCTTCCTCGTCCTGGTCCTGATCCTTGAGCCGCCGCTGCTGCATGATGCTGAAGTGGTTCAGGACTTTGTTtctcctgggggcagggggtgcggTGCAGTGGGGGTTACAAGGGACCTGGCTCCACAAACCGGGCCTTCCCCCTGCAATCTCCACCAGCCGCTCCCCCAAAGGGGAAACCATGGACAGGAGTTAGGTGATCTGAAGATGGTGTAACCCCAGATAATGCGATCCTGAAATCCCCTGGGGAAGAGCTGGCCTTTCTCCGATTCCCTCTCTGTCCCGCGTCCCTCAGGCAGAAGGTCTCAGCGCGGTGTTGGTATCCAGCAGTTCTCTCGAGCTCAGGGCATTTCTCAGGCAACAGAACTTGGCTACAACGTATTCATGTCCGTGTGTTTTTATGGTAGTTGATGGGTGCCTTTGTTTTTATGAGACGTGACACTGATGTTTCCATTTAGCATGgtgataaaaagttttaaaaaatatgactgCAGCTACGGAGAGCCTTAGGATTGTATCAAATAGCATGAGGTTCGTCAGCAGCAGGGAAAGGGGTGAGGTTCTGTCTCAGAAGAACGTGAGCAGATGTAACACTACTGAGTGGCACACTtacaaatggttaagatgataaattttatgttttttttaatcattaaaagtattttaattacaaaaaggaaggaaacacatatattacatatattacatatattacaatATGCATGAACCTTAAAGACAttgtgctccatgaaatacgctagtcacaaaaggacaaatactacatgatcaGTGAGGTCCCTAGAAAGGTCGaactcagaaaggaaaagtggaACGGTGGccgccaggggctgggggaggggacaacGAGGTTCTGTTTAATGGGGGCAGAATCTCAGGacgggaagatgagaaagttctggagagggAACAGCAGTGACGGCTGGACAACAGTTTGAATGTACTTCATGCTACCGAACGGGacacttagaaatggttaaatGGTCAATTTTACATCATATAGATCTTGTGTGTCATTGATCCAGCCGGGGCTCTCCTGCCTGGTGGAAGCCAAGCGGGCCAGAGAGACCCTCCCCTGCGCTGCCAATTCCTGCTCCAGGGCTCAGCTCAGCtaccccttccccagccctctcAGGGCTGTGTGTGTCCCTGATGCTTCCAGGTCTGCCTCCCTCACTGCACTGGGAGCTCCCTGCCAAGAGCCTGGTGGAGTCTGGCTTGGTGACCACTGAGTACGCAGCTCCCAGCTAGAGAGAGAGCTACCGTGACACACCCCGTTTCCAAGGGTTTCCGCTCCCTTCTAGGGAGCTGGGAGCTTCCGTCCGGGCCCTGCCTCCCTCCGGCCTGCCGGGCTCACTCACCGCTCCCACTCCTCCTCGGCCTCTTCGGCAGTGAGCGTGCGATGCCGGGCCAGCGGCGTGAAGTTGTACCAGTTGTGCACCGGGAAGGCCTCAAAGGCCCCGTCGGGGCACTGGGTGAAGATGTAGTAGGACGTGTTCTCTGTCACACCCCCCTTCTTTATGCCCTTGAACCTGCAGAGAGTCATGGTCACGCTGTGGACCAGGCCCCTGCCTGCCTATGCCCCCAGCCTAACCCATCTCCAGAACCATCTGGGTTCTCAAAGCAAAATCCAGAGGCGCCTGGAGGACTccgctggttaagcgtctgacttcggctcaggtcatgatctcggaatcctgggatcaagccctatatctggctctgcactcagtggggggtctgcttgtctacctctccctctgcccctccccacccttgctctgtcaaataaataaataaaatccttaaaaaaaattcaatgccaGGAGACCCTGGGCTTCAACTGTGTGAGCCTCCATTTACAGGTCTGGTCTGTGGGCCACTCCGGGCTTTTGTGCACACTGTTCCTCCTGGAGCGCCCTCCACCACCTGGCCTCCCAATcgccacaacccccacccccccacacccctccccgcaGACCCCTGCTGTGTGCAATCAGCCCGGTTCTCAGGCTTCCCACACCCCAGTCTCTAGGGCTCCTGCATGAGCACCAGTTTGGTTCACCTTCAGAAATAAAACCCCACGAGAGCCATGGGTGTTGACAGAGGACGCCCAACAGAGTCGGCACACTCGGGGGACAACGGGAGGcacccactgccaccaccactTACTTTCTGCCCGATTTGCCATTGACGCGGAGCAGCCAGGGCTGGTCCTCGGGCCGGAACTCCTTGAGGACGATGCCGTACTTCTTCCTCCTCGCCTCCTCGCGAAGCTTGCGGTTGAACTCGCTGCCCGCACCGGACTCGGGCATCTCTTCCTCCTGGTAAATCTTTTTGTTACTCAGGTCTCGCTCCAGCCGGGCCTGGGACAGCAGGGCAGGGTGGCAAGGAAACAGACACTTTCAGCGGGATGCCCGCCTTTGCTTGagctctgcaccccctccccagaACACCCCTGATCCCCCACTTCTCCCAGGCTGAGCTGCCGGCATTCAGAGCTAACCTCCAGCtgagcaaaacagaaaaagggGTAGGATACTGGCctgtatgtctgtgtgtccagACACTGTGTGTCTGGGAGAAGGCATGTGGTTAAGCCTTGTACTAGGTTTATTTTGCAGCTTTTAAAagtttgcaacttttttttttttttaagattttatttgagagagagacagtgagagagagcatgagcgaggagaaggtcagagggagaagccgactccccatgcagctgggagcccgatgcaggcgggacctgagctgaaggcagtcgtccaaccaactgagccacccaggcatcccagtttggAACTATTTCTATAtcaacagtttaaaaataaataaataaacggatcattttggtgagaaaacaaaagcaaaagcaaagaaaacaacctGCTTGGAACtggcccacttctctctctgcattGAGACGTCATTAAAGGCTGTTTTCCAAATTTGGATCTCCAGGCAATTCAGCAGCAGGTAAGAAATTCTGAGACGTGCACACTGCTTCCCCAGACAGTGGGGGTGAGAGGCCCCACACGAGCCCTCTACCAGCCCTTTACGGCACCGCTGCCTGCAGCAGGAGGAGACTGGAAGGGAGTCTGGGCACATCAGGGGGGGCAGGGCTAACGCTGCCACCTCCAGGCACCACCTCCAGACACCAGAGGACCAAACAACCaaaaagaggagggaatgtgGCCACGCATTCCCTATCGTCACCCTGGCCAACAACGCCAGCATAACCATCAGCTGGGCCTTCCAGAAAAAGCCTGCTGACCCGATCTAAAGGACAAGAGTGAGAATGGCGGGCACTCCCAGCAGCCCACACCACGAGCTGGGGGCCGATGGCACAAAACCTTGGAAATGTGAGGGCTACCAAGCTAGCATTCGATCCCGGTCAAGCTCCCCAGGCTGTGGCCCCCCCACGGAGGGGAGGGACCAGTGTCCTTCCTGTACCTTTCCAGGGAGCCAGCCCGGGGTGTGCTTCAATGCTAAAGGTGGGGGTAAACGGGCCTGATTCCCTGAAGGTGGTCACCCCAGAGGGCAGGGCCCCTGTCTGGATGGTTCACCTCTAGCCCAGGGGGTGGTCTCCCCTGGCGGGGGTAGGTTTCTGCCCAGGAGTGGCCCTGGGTGGGGAGTGGCTATTGGGGGAGGGGACGTTGTGAGTACTTAGACACCTGTACCTGCCTCCTCCCTTGGGTGATTAGTGACAACCCAGGAGATTCGTTCTTCCCCAGGAAATGTAATCCCCTCCTAAGATTCTGAGGGTTCCCATGACGATCAGGGAACAGGGTATGTGCAAGGTCCTAGTGGCTGGGAGGTCACGTGTCTCAAGAGGTCATCAGTACTCAGGTGCTGCACCTCAGGGTGATGGGTAATGGGGGGCACGGCCCCTCCAAAGGGACACGTGACTGAGGGGGTAGGCTCCTCTGGGTTCTCAGGGGTCGGGGGGAGAGGGGCCCTCCTATTTAATGAAGGACAGAAGGGGTATGTTCCCAAAGTATTTACCAAGTTATTCCTCTTAGGGGTGAGTGTTGGGGGCTGGGTACCCCCAATGGGTGAGTTATTTCTCGTGGATGACCAGTGGTAAAGCAGGTCCCCCCACTGAGTGATCAGGGATTTGGAAACACTGCATCCTCTCTGGATAATTCAGGTGGGACCAGAGGTCGGGGGAGCGCGTTAGTCCCGTATATGAATAGTGCGCAGGTGGAGATGCTGGGAGGCAGGCACCCTACAAGGGGAGGGGTGCCCTGAGCAAGCATCCACCTACCCAAGCTCTGATGGTCTCATCTGCTCAACTAGAGGAAGTGACCTTTAAAAGCAGTCAAAAGAGAGACCTGTGTTGGAAAACAAGATTGGGCGGTTAGGAGCCGCCCAACTGAGAGAAGGCCAGAAGCTGCCCCCCTTAGACTCGGGGCCAACTCCTCTGCTGGGCCAGTCCAGGCTCCATGGCTTTAAATGCCGCCCCAAATGCCCAGAGGCTCCCTTCCAGCCTTCCAGCTCGACTGCTTACTTCCCTCCAATCTCCTCTGGATGTCTAATACACGACGTTGGGCCCACAGTTCCCAAATACTCCATCCATAGGCCCCGTCATCCCTCAACATCCAGCCATTAACAAATCCTGTGGGCGCTACTTCGAAACACCCTAGAATCCACCCACTTCTCACACCTCTGTTTGCTCCAGGTGCAATGGTCACTCCCCGGGACCCCAGCCAATGCCTTCCCCCTGCGCACACTCTCTGCCCTTGATCCCACAGCCTGTCTCCCGACAGCGCCCGGTTCACCCTATACCTGCTCGATTTAAAAccctttaatgaaaataaataaataaataaataaaaccctttaatgGCTTCAGCTAGAGACTGAATGTCTGCATTCCACCGCAAAATGTGTTACCAAAATGTGTTACGTTGAAACCAAACCCCCAGCGAGATGGCACTGGGAGGTGGGGCCTTGGGGGGGGGGCCTCAGTCACGAGGGCTCCACCCTCGTGAATGAGATGAGTGCCCTCATGAGAGGCCCCAGAAAGCTCCCACACCCCTTCTGCCGCATGAGCACACAGTGAAAAGACAGCCATACATAAACCAGGGGGCAGGCCCTCACCAGACTGAAAATCTGCTggcgccttgatcttggacttcccagccttcagaactgtgagaaataaatgtgtgtttataAGCCGTCCGGTGTGTGGTATTCTGCTACAGCAGCACCACCAGAGAGTGGCAGCTTCCAGAAACCATCTGCGGGACGCAGCCCCTTCGGTTGCCCAGATAACTCAGGGCTATGCCTGTCAGTGGACATAGCTTCTCAATGTTCTCCTTTCCCAAGGCCTCCGGTGGGGTCTGCCAAATCTTCCTCCCAGGGATACCCAGCAGCTCAGCCTGGGCCTTAGTACCTCATTTGATCTCCACTCGGGGACATGGAGGAAACCAAGCCTTAGCTACTACTGGAACTAAATGTCTGCTGCAACCACCAAGGGCAAGGTCAGGCTCTCGCTTACGACAGGGACTTACCTGGTTCCAGGTAGCGAAGTTGACTTTATCAGCTGCGTTGAAGGCCATGATGTTGTATTTTTTAGTTGTGTTTCTGGAACGGACAAGAAGAGGCACTGCTCAGTCCACCGATCATTTAACAAACCCTCCCTGGCTCAGCAAACCTGTGGACCCACAAAAGCCCTCAGGGGCTCCCCGTCTGTCAGGGAACAGATCCAAACTCTCCCCACTGGGTGCTGAAGAAGAGCAGGAGACACAGAGATCTGGGGGAGCCCAAGATGTGGGAGTAATGGGGAACTGTgccctggggatgggggagggcaggcagggaatGATTCCCGGAGGAAAATCCTGGAATTGGGTTTTAGAGGACCAAGAAGAGTCACCGCTGGGGAAAAGGCATTCCTGCCCGACGGAATGCCAGGCCGGGAGGCTTCATCCTCCTGTCTATTACTGGacttcttcattcattccttctgttCAAAACACAGGATGCCCCCAGAGGGGCCTCGGCTCAAGCCCAGCCCCGTCCCCACGTCCCTGCCAGTTAGGAGGGGGAATCACAGCAGGTGCCAGGCAGGCCTCGAAGCTCAGGAAGGTGTTGATCCCTTCTCGGGGGAAGCGGGGAGGGCTCAGGGACTTACTTGGGAACTCGAACGACATACTCGGTGACGTTCTGGGTGCTGGGGCCctgcagggagagcaggaaggaCGGTGAGTAAGGGGTCTGCAGCGGCCGCCGCCGGGACCCCCGCACTCCGCCGCATACTCACGAGGGCCGCCATGGGTGACGATCGGTGGTTCGGGTCCGTCCGCGCTCCTCAGTCCCGGGCAAGCCGCCCTCGCGGTGTTGGGTCTCTGGCCGCGACGGAGGACCCCAAGCCCGAGGGGCCGCCGATCCCGGGAGCAGCTCCCCAGCAGCAGCGCTCAGTCTGCCGGCGGTCTCGGGGACCTCTCCCGCCGCGTCTGCGCCTGCGCCTGCGCCTGCCCTGGACGCGAAACTCGGGCCGCGTCGCGATGGCAACCCCCTCCGCCTCAGGTTTCCCTGTCTCTTTCCAGAGAGAAGACCTCACGCCGAACCCGAACTACAACACACCCTCCCTGCGACTCGCGTGGGGGTCTCCCTCTTCCATGTAGCGCGGTTAATTTAATCAGCCCTGTGGCCACGCCTCCCTTGACGTCACACCCGGAACCGCGGGGCAtcctgggaagggagggagaacctGGCCTTCCTCGCGAGCTCCCGGGCGCCTGGCGCATGCGCCACTCCACTCCGGAAGTGAGTCCGAGGAGGGCGCGTCACCATAGCGACCGAGGCCTCTTGTGCAGCTCGCGGCTGCCGCGCCACCTGAGCCTTTTTGGGTTCATTTCCTCCTTCTGCCCCGGGGAGACTTCACCACCTCGCCAATGATCGGGCCCTTGTGACGTTGAGCCGAGCTAGCAGGAGTCAGGGCTGGGTGGGCATGGGGCGCGACCCCCGACGAGCGGCTGGTGGGATGGGTCTGTGGACGTCCAAGCTGCCCCAGAAGGGCAGGGCCCTGAGACCCCAGGAGAAGGGTAACGTCGCGGGGGTGGCTGGCTCACCgggggcaggaaggaggctgTGAAGGGCATGAGGGAGGTGCAGGTGCCGCACACCCCAAGTCCAGTGTGCacacttccccctcccccccccatcaCAGGAACACAACTGCACATGCGCAAGGATCAGCCGTGCTTCGATCCACTCGGGCGCCGGCTGCGCGGGGTTCTGGGCACAACGCGGTCAATGTGTCCGACGAGCGCCCCGGCCTCCTGGAGATGACAGTGTAGTGAGGGAGACAGTCTCAGAAATCGGCATCTACGGGCAGGAGGGAACAGGGCTGTCACAGGGAAAGAGGAACCGGCTCTgagggctggaggaagaggggaggtTTAAGCTGGGGTTGCCTAGGGATTCACtaaacagagggggagggaagcaaggCACCCAACATTGCATTATAAAGGGCTGCACACCATGGTCATGCCTGGTAGCTGCCACGTTCATGTACTCATCACCCACGCCAGCACATCAGAAACTGTGCCCCGTAGTAGAGGCACGAGGGCCAGCAAGACAGAAATCCTCCTTGCCCTCCTGGAGTACAGAGGCCGGCAGGGAAGACAGACAAGAACAAGTGAACAGGCAGAATCATTGCTGTTCATGGCTGCTGCTGTGGAAGACGTGGGGCTCTGGGTTGGAATGATGGGGCGGGAGGCTCTTAGAGAAAGCAGGATGGCTGGGCTGTGACCTGAAGGCCGTGGAGGGGGGAATTaccaggcagggggagcagcaagagagggttgagtttgacaagttcaaGGGACAGAAGGGGCCACTGGGGCTGGACCaaagtggaggaagaggagggtggTGTGGGACGGTCTGGAGGATGGGCGAGCCTGCGCCcgctctgagcctgtttctttaACTGGGAAGTGGGCCGGTAGAGTCATTGAGATTCTTCAAGGAGATCCTGTGTGCAGAGGGCCTGGCCTGCTCGGGTTCGTATCTGCTTCACAGTGACCCACAGCAGCACTGACGGCATGCCATGTCTAGATATACCATTGGGGGCTATGGACCCCCAGATGCCATCCTGGGGCAAAAGCGGATATGTCAGGAGACCCAAGTCCAGTGTCACTCACCCAGGGACACACATTTGGTGGTGGACCCAGTCACATCGGTGCATGCTGGCCCCTGCAGGCGCCAAACCCTCTCTCCACCTCTTCCCCGCTCCCCCCACCCAGACATCCTCAGGTCCCCCCTGATCATCTTCATGATGGGTGGCCCGGCTTGTGGCAAAGGGACACAGTGCAAGAACATGGCAACCAAATATGGCCTCTGCCATGTGGGGCTGGGCCAGCTGCTGCGGCAGGAGGCCCAACGCAGTACCCGGCGGGGCCGGAAGATCCATGACATCATGCTGCAGGGGCTCCTGGTGCCTACGGTGAGAGCTCACAGGCTccggggggcagagggaagaagaa harbors:
- the GTF2F1 gene encoding general transcription factor IIF subunit 1 isoform X1 encodes the protein MAALGPSTQNVTEYVVRVPKNTTKKYNIMAFNAADKVNFATWNQARLERDLSNKKIYQEEEMPESGAGSEFNRKLREEARRKKYGIVLKEFRPEDQPWLLRVNGKSGRKFKGIKKGGVTENTSYYIFTQCPDGAFEAFPVHNWYNFTPLARHRTLTAEEAEEEWERRNKVLNHFSIMQQRRLKDQDQDEEDEEKEKRSRKKASELRIHDLEDDLEMSSDDSEASGEEGGRASKAKKKAPPTKGGKKKKKKKGSDDEAFEDSDDGDFEGQEVDYMSDGSSSSQDELEGKPKVTQQEEGPKGVDEQSESSEESEEEKPPEEDKEEEEEKKAPTPQEKKRRKDSSDESDSSEESDIDSEASSALFMAKKKTPPKRERRPSGGSSRGDSRPGTPSTESGSTSSTLRAAASKLEQGKRTSDTPVAKRLRLEPGPQSLSGKSTPQPQSGKSTPSSGDVQVTEDAVRRYLTRKPMTTKDLLKKFQTKKTGLSSEQTVNVLAQILKRLNPERKMISDKMHFSLKE
- the GTF2F1 gene encoding general transcription factor IIF subunit 1 isoform X2, with translation MAALGPSTQNVTEYVVRVPKNTTKKYNIMAFNAADKVNFATWNQARLERDLSNKKIYQEEEMPESGAGSEFNRKLREEARRKKYGIVLKEFRPEDQPWLLRVNGKSGRKFKGIKKGGVTENTSYYIFTQCPDGAFEAFPVHNWYNFTPLARHRTLTAEEAEEEWERRNKVLNHFSIMQQRRLKDQDQDEEDEEKEKRSRKKASELRIHDLEDDLEMSSDDSEASGEEGGRASKAKKKAPPTKGGKKKKKKKGSDDEAFEDSDDGDFEGQEVDYMSDGSSSQDELEGKPKVTQQEEGPKGVDEQSESSEESEEEKPPEEDKEEEEEKKAPTPQEKKRRKDSSDESDSSEESDIDSEASSALFMAKKKTPPKRERRPSGGSSRGDSRPGTPSTESGSTSSTLRAAASKLEQGKRTSDTPVAKRLRLEPGPQSLSGKSTPQPQSGKSTPSSGDVQVTEDAVRRYLTRKPMTTKDLLKKFQTKKTGLSSEQTVNVLAQILKRLNPERKMISDKMHFSLKE
- the GTF2F1 gene encoding general transcription factor IIF subunit 1 isoform X3; translation: MPESGAGSEFNRKLREEARRKKYGIVLKEFRPEDQPWLLRVNGKSGRKFKGIKKGGVTENTSYYIFTQCPDGAFEAFPVHNWYNFTPLARHRTLTAEEAEEEWERRNKVLNHFSIMQQRRLKDQDQDEEDEEKEKRSRKKASELRIHDLEDDLEMSSDDSEASGEEGGRASKAKKKAPPTKGGKKKKKKKGSDDEAFEDSDDGDFEGQEVDYMSDGSSSSQDELEGKPKVTQQEEGPKGVDEQSESSEESEEEKPPEEDKEEEEEKKAPTPQEKKRRKDSSDESDSSEESDIDSEASSALFMAKKKTPPKRERRPSGGSSRGDSRPGTPSTESGSTSSTLRAAASKLEQGKRTSDTPVAKRLRLEPGPQSLSGKSTPQPQSGKSTPSSGDVQVTEDAVRRYLTRKPMTTKDLLKKFQTKKTGLSSEQTVNVLAQILKRLNPERKMISDKMHFSLKE
- the LOC131823382 gene encoding adenylate kinase isoenzyme 1-like isoform X1, which codes for MSRYTIGGYGPPDAILGQKRICQETQVQCHSPRDTHLVVDPVTSVHAGPCRRQTLSPPLPRSPHPDILRSPLIIFMMGGPACGKGTQCKNMATKYGLCHVGLGQLLRQEAQRSTRRGRKIHDIMLQGLLVPTGIILDMISNAMLSHPESRGFLINGFPRELRQAKEFERIVGRAPDVVIVLDCSMETMVRRALRRGRLEHRADDCEPAIRQRLETYYTLCEPVLTFYQQKNLLCNILAEAAPENIFAKCCSVVESLQ
- the LOC131823382 gene encoding adenylate kinase isoenzyme 1-like isoform X2, with protein sequence MSRYTIGGYGPPDAILGQKRICQETQVQCHSPRDTHLVVDPVTSVHAGPCRRQTLSPPLPRSPHPDILRSPLIIFMMGGPACGKGTQCKNMATKYGLCHVGLGQLLRQEAQRSTRRGRKIHDIMLQGLLVPTGIILDMISNAMLSHPESRGFLINGFPRELRQAKEFERIVGRAPDVVIVLDCSMETMVRRALRRGRLEHRADDCEPAIRQRLETYYTLCEPVLTFYQQKNLLCNRFNSIFYGWLNMKDPNFERKKA
- the LOC131823382 gene encoding adenylate kinase isoenzyme 1-like isoform X3, producing the protein MSRYTIGGYGPPDAILGQKRICQETQVQCHSPRDTHLVVDPVTSVHAGPCRRQTLSPPLPRSPHPDILRSPLIIFMMGGPACGKGTQCKNMATKYGLCHVGLGQLLRQEAQRSTRRGRKIHDIMLQGLLVPTGIILDMISNAMLSHPESRGFLINGFPRELRQAKEFERIVGRAPDVVIVLDCSMETMVRRALRRGRLEHRADDCEPAIRQRLETYYTLYLGRSSSREHFCQVLLGR